From Aegilops tauschii subsp. strangulata cultivar AL8/78 chromosome 5, Aet v6.0, whole genome shotgun sequence:
TGAAGCTTTGCGGTCTCAAAGTGTTGCTGGCCTAAAGCAAGAAGCCCTTCATAGAAATCTTGCTTGATGTTCAGGGCCTCCTCATACTTGTGGCCTGCAAGAGCATACCTCTCTAGCACCCAGTCATAAGCTGTCCGGAGCTGAGCAGACATGATTTCCTTCGGAGAAGATTCATCAAGAGGGATGCGCTTCCTTGCTGCACACATGTGCACATTTCCCCAGTTAAATAACGCCAAGGCAGCGACCTCCTGGAATTTTGCTGCGGCCATCTCAAATAGGGATTGGGCCTCCTCGCTGGTCACTGTTTCCTCGAGTGCTTCGGAGCACAGCTCCATTCCTACTTCATGAAGGTCCAGATGCGCATCAGCATCAATCCCAACCTGGTTTCGGAACAGTTCTGCAAACTGAAGCAACCAATCGTCAATCTCAGCTTCTTTGCACTCAGCATGGCCACAATCTTTCTTTCCTGTCAGAGTGCTCTGTTCAGCAACTCCATTCTCCAGATCTGGCTTTGTCATCTCAGCATTAGCTACCTCTGCAGAAGTATGTGAAGAGCTATCCTCACCGGTGATCaacaactcctcctcctccagcttctGCTCTTCTGTTGGCAGCGGAGGCTCCTGCTCTGGACTTACTTCAACAATGTGCAGCCTCAACATGGGGAGCTTAGTATCACCTTCCATTGCATCGGTGCCAACACCACAAGCCTCGGCCAATCGGAGTTCTGATGTGCAAGTGATGGTAACTAGATCACCATCGGCATCCTTATACTTCATCAACACAGCTTTGGATGATGGGAAGCGCTTCGCCACAACTTCCCGGAGGGTCTGGAAGCTGCATTTTTCAGGCATCTCCCCAAGCCTAATGTCATGGCCATACACCAGCTTGAGAGGCCTCCATCTCGTCACAACCTTCCTGTTAATGAGCGATGTCTCCGTCACTGGTTGGGTTGAGGGCACTGACAGTGCTGGCACAGTCTTCTGAGAAATATCAGCAGTTGAAGCCTTGGCAGAAGATGACGGAGAGTTGGAGAAAGGCACCAACTTGGGCGCTGGAGAAGAATTAAATTTAGTCATTGCAGGACCTGGTTGCtgcagcggaggaggaggcgacggAGGCGATTGTTTCTTGGGGAAGGGGCGGGAAGGGAGGGATGGGCCAAGGCCGGCCACAACGGCCGAGGCACCGAGGGCGGCGGGAGAAGGGCGGCTGGTGGGTTCGTGGGTGGGGGCGGCGGaggctgaggaggaggaggaggaggagatgcgGGAGCGAAGGCGGTGGGAGAGGTCGATAGCGTCGCGGTGGTTGGGGTCGAGGGCGAGGAGCGCGAGGGTGTCGGCGAGTGCGAGCTCGTAGCGGCCGAGCGCCTCAAGCGCGCGGGCCCGGCGGAGAAGGGCCCGCGGGAAGCGCGGCTCGGCCTGGAGCGCGAGGGAGCACTCCTCCGCGACGGCCTTGTGGTCGACGGGGCGGAGCTGCAGGAGGCAGGCGGCGCGGTTGCTGTGGAAGACGGCGCGGTCGGGATGGCCACGCGGGGCAAGGCGGAGGGCGAGCTCGTACTGCCGCAGCGCCCCGGCGTAGTCGCGCGACTGGAACAGGCGGTTGCCCTCCTCCTTGAGCTCGTGCGCGCGGCGCAGGAGCACGCCGGGGTCCGCCGGGGCCTGGTGCTGCGCCGCCCCGTTCGCTACggggggcgcgggcggcggggcctTCTGCTCTGCTGCGGCTGGCGGCGATTTGGCGGCGGttgtggtggcggcggcggaaggGGAGGGCTTCTTCTTTTTGGCGCCGGACTTGCCCATGGGGATAAGTCGGGGAGGGGGAGGCGGAAACCGAGAGTGGAATGAAGAGCAGAGCCTTGCAGGAAGTGAACCCTAACGAGACGGAGGGGTCTAGAACGTTGGGCCTAGTCCAACTCTGCTATAGTATGAGCGTTTATTAGGTTCCTACCTGGATTTTGGTTGCATCTTTGACTCCACTCAGCAATACAGGAAAAGAATTTGCTAAAAAAGAGCAATACAGAAAAAATAAAACATGTTCTGTATTTAGTTTGGTTGCCCACAAAATTCTATTGTGCATTAGAGGCAAGCCATCAGCACGCCATATGATTGCAAGCATGTTGTTTGGTTACATGAAAGACATACGTCGTGGTAACCTTTTGTCCAAGAGCGCTCGTGAGAGCGGCAGGACAGATTCGTCCAAGAGAAGGCGGAGGCGGGGCTCCCTGCGCCGGGCACCCCGGTCGCCCACGCTGTGCCGATAGGCGTGGGGTGCCAGGCGTTCACCCCTGAACTTCGTGAGGTGGTCTCGCCTCCGCGGTTCAAGCCAGATCTGTCGTCGCGGTACGATGGCTCGACCGACCCCGTCGAGTTCCTCCAAATCTATACCACAGCAATCCAGGCGGCTCATGGCCACTCTGACGCCATGGTTATCTGGTTTCCTACGACCCTTAAGGATTCGGCCCGTCCACAATTCCATCGAAACTTGGGACGAGCTGTGCAAGCGGTTCATCGCCAATTTTAAGGGAACTTGTGACCGGCCGTCCACAATCGCCAATTTAAACGCCATCCGATACAAAAGGAGGGTGAGACGCTACGCAGGTTCATCCAACGTTCTAGCCAAGTTCGCAACAAAATCCCCCGCATCCACGATGCGGAGGTTGTCGCGGCCTTCCGCAACGGCGTCACAGACCTCAAGATGTGCGAGAAGATGGTGGTCCATGATGTGCGCACTACGGTGCAACTCTCCGAACTGGCGGACAAGTGCGCTGGGGCGGCTGAAGCCCGAAACCGTTCTTCACAGACGGACGcgagtgtaacgcccacgatgcgactatatctcccacgtgtcgaggcacgacttagaggcataaccgcattgtggtattgtcgcaagaatggttatcttcacacaatcccatgtaatgaacaagaatgggataacgagagttggcttacaatcgccacttcacacaatacataaattaattcatacatcaaccaaaatccacatatagaccgactacggtcaaatccaaatgaaaataagataaccccaaatgctagatccccgatcgtcccaacggggctccactactaatcatcaggaaacgaaacatagtaacgaccacgttcctcgtcgaactcccacttgagctcggttgcgtcatctgcactggtatcgtcggcacctgcaactgttttggtagaatctgtgagtcacaggactcagcaatctcacacccgcgagatcaagactatttaagcttataggaaaggatggtgtaatgaggtggagctgcagcaagcactaagcatatatggtggctaacatacgcaaatgagagagagaagagaagcaacgcaacgatcgcgaagctagaaatgatcaagaagtgatcctaaaactacttacgttcatgcataactcaaaccgtgttcacttcccggactccgccgaaaagagaccatcacggttacacacacggttgatgtattttaattaagtcaagtgtcaagttctctacaaccggacattaacaaattcccatctgccacataaccgcgggcacggctttcgaaagataataccctgcaggggtgtcccaacttagcccatcataagctctcacggtcaacgaaggataaaccttctcccgggaagacccgatcagtctcggaatcccggtttacaagacatttcgacaatggtaaaacaagaccagtaaagccgcccgaatgtgccgacaaatcccgataggagctgcacatatctcgttctcagggcacaccggattgtccaagcttccgataggcgagcccagagttgcccctggtggccaccggcgactgacaggttggaccaatactcagaggagcactggcccgggggtttaaataaagatgaccctcgggctcgcgaaaacccgaggaaaaaaggcttaggtggcaaatggtaaaaccaaagttgggccttgctggaggagttttattcaaggcgaactgtcaaggggtcccataaatcacccaaccgcgtaaggaacgcaaactcaaggaacataataccggtatgacgaaaactagggcggcaagagtggaacaaaacaccaggcataaggccgagccttccaccctttaccaaatatatagatgcattaattaaataagagatattgtgatatgccaaaatatccatgttccaacatggaaccaacatcaacttcacctgcaactagcaacgctataagaagggctgagcaaaagcggtaacttagccaaacaacggtttgctaggaaaagatggttagaggcttgacatgacaatatgggaggcatgatatagcaagtggtaggtagcgcagcatggcaatagaacgaacaactagcaaagcaaagatagaagtgatttcgagggtatggtcatcttgcctgcaaggttctcagagttgtcgaaagcttgatcctcgtaagcgtactcaacaggttcctcgttcatgaactcgtcttccggctctacccacagcaagaacacaagcaatggaaccacaatcaatcacggaaaatgcacaagcaacatgatgcaaaacatgcatgacatgcgagatatgatatgcgatgcatatgcgtgctcggaagaaaaaggatgaacaaggaagtaacttggcaaatcaagtatgccactggaaatatgagatgatttcggttgaaatcgatataaagatcaccggaaacggatgcacggtttgcaaatggcaagcaaaacaagaatgacacgattctgcgattaacagcatgatagcacttacaatacatcaagtaactatgctacagcaccccaatatagcaacaaagcatatgacagtaatctggaagagatgcttgacaaaagatgaacactgagctatggctagatcacaccataacaggttcaaacaagcatggcaaaagtgcaaaagatatcaggttcacagacttggtgaaaaatactggacatggcagaaacagcatcaggtagcaatgttcagatcaagaaaaacacatgctacaggaacttaacatagcaaaacaaggcgtGACATGagtctactaaatgcatagaacaaaagtcccttactgaccatgagccaaaaaggaccagaagatatgatggcacccatgtaaacatagcaagttttgttaaaatgtttcagacttagcagaaaacataACATGGCATTCACaacattatgaaggcatctttgtgagcttgatgcactcatcacaaagcaatgcatgacaaaacaagcatacctacagcaagatggcatgtttatgaagctaaccatggcaagagcaacttcatagcatgtatggatcaactacaacaaccttggcaaaattgaatatcatgttaacattctgccaggaacattttatagcaaaagtagagcaagattaagatatgctatggcactccataattgcaaacaggggcatggatggatagagcacaactatatctacaaaagatccttactgaacatacccaaaagaagcatgggtctcactgtagacacatggatacatggcaacaaaacaACAGCAGttacagacttggtgaaaaacctaagtccctgaaaacagaaatatcacgaagcctagtttgcatgcttgtgctagtcaccacatagatcacaaaataaCATGACATACACctatgtaaatatggcatggcatagatcaaaactcctgtagagctcatgcccataagatgcacacatcaaatgcaacaaaaataacaaaacatcaagttctgataagtaacagcagtaaacatcatataacactcttgcaccagagctttgggcatcaagatggactcaaacgagcatggcacaatggaacaaaatgaagagcatctcatggtgaacatttctatataacacacgcatgaaacggagcagtatgcgcggagttatgatgcaatgaataGAGCCGCATATTGTAAAAATATCTCGGGACGAAGAATTTCGAGGGGGGAAGCAACCTCGATCTGGATCTGGCGCTCGCCGGAGCTGCGGAAGGAGGAGGGAGACGGAGGGCGgcgaggagaggagggagaggcgcgcGGTCACCGGAGTCGGGGCGGAGGAGCACGGGCGGAGGCGGATCCGACCGGCGACCGGACGGACAGCGGCCACCAGCGTCGCGGCGGGGACGTGAGGCGGCGCTCCGGCgaaggcggcgaggcggcggggtagggcgcgggcggcgctggagggagccgggcggcggcgggcgaggagACGAGccacgcggggggggggggggcgatccGGGCCTCGGCGGGCCGCGGTCGGCAGGCGGCGGCGCCGCCACGTGGCAGGCTGGGGTtggcgcgggcgcggcggcgggttcgttcggcggcggcggacgtgtccggtggcAGCGGAGGGCGATTTTGCTAGGGTTTGGGGTGGTTTTGCCCGAAATTTCGGGGGCAGGGActaatttataggtagagggagctaggagactccaaatggagtgcggttttcgcccacacgatcgtgatcgaacgcccgagagcatggagggggcttagatgggttattggtcTGTTtggagaggggttttgctgcaacacacaaaaggccttcgcggttacccggttaaccgttggagtatcaaacgacctccaaatggaacgaaacttgacaggtggtctaccggtggtataccaaggccacttgacaaacctcagtccattccgagaacgtttaacacccgctcacgaaaagaaacaagaggggtgcgccggtgcatgtgggagtgtcggattgcaaaacggacaacggggaaaatgctcggacacatgagacgaacacgtatgcaaatgagatgcacatgatgacatgatatgagatgcatgacatgaacaaaatgcaaaacgaaagacaaaacccaaccacggcgggaatatcataacacatagccgaaaatggcaagagttggagttacaactatggaaagttacatccggggtgttacaacactccaccactacgagaggatctcgtcccgagatctaggactgaaagaactctggatatttggaacggaggtggtcctcgcgttcccaggtggcttctcggtcggaatggtgcgaccacttcactttcaggaatttgattgacctGTTGTGAGTCTTGCgttcagtttcttcaagaatagcaacggggtgctcatgataagacaaatcttcttggaggtcaatctcttcaaagttgatggtgcgctcaggagtcttgaagcacttgcgaagctgtgacacgtggaacacatcgtgcatgttcgcgaagttggagggaagctcaagttgataggcgaggtcgcctcttttgccaatgatcttgaaaggacccacgtatctaggggcaagcttccctttgataccgaagcgacgagtgcctttcattggagagacgcggaggtagacatggtctccaatctcgaaagccaaatcacggtgcttgctatcatagtaactcttctggcgcgattgcgcagctttgagattctcacggatgactttacacatttcttcagcctctgtgattaagtcattgccaagaagttggcgtttgtgacgccctcgattcaatcgtacactaatcatacacgcaaatgtgtacgatcaagatcaaggactcacgggaagatatcacaacacaactctagacacaattAAAAaaaatacaagctttatattacaagccaggggcctcgagggctcgaatacatgagctcgaaaacacaagagtcagcggaagcaacaatatctgagtacagacataagttgaacagggatgccttaagaaggctagcacaaaaagcaacacgatcgaagaggcaaggcctcctgcctgggagcctcctaactactcctggtcgtcagcggtctccacgtagtagcaagcatcggcggtggcatctggctcctgggctccgacatctgattgcatcaaccggaaagaagaagaaaggggcaaagggggagcaaagcaaccgtgagtactcatccaaagtactcgcaagcaaggatctacactacatatgcaacattatcaaaggaaggttgtatatgtggactgggctgcagcaatgccagaatagagagaaggcctagtcctatcgaagactagcatcttctggaaaccaccatcttgcagcaacaggagggagtagagtagcataaagtaaagtagtagaagtgttatcaacctcggccagagatcctttctcgactccctgcgagaaagcaatcccagagccatactatccagttccAATTATAATCCAATTCTCATATCCAagtctcatcacaagtatccagttctagttgtatcgatcgggatacaactccaagtgtccgttaccgtaggacaggctatcgatagatgttttcttccctgcaggggtgcaccaacttacccaccacgctcgattaactccggccggacacactttcctgggtcatgcccggcctcggccaaacaatacgccgcaacccgacctaggcttatagagaggtcaagcacgccggactaaacctatgcccccagggttCATGGGCCAtagccccgggaactcctgcacattgtgtgggcggccggtgagcagacctagctacctccttaaaaaggtaggagcttaccagtccaacacggcgcgcgccgctcagtcgcttgacgtctattaagcttcggctgatgcatacgacgcagaacgcccatactatgcccacgtgatggttagtgctatcaggccagaggccccttggatcaaatatccaaatcgtagtggattaggaacgcgcggtaacaagcagagactcacgaaagatgtgaccccgtcgccccgtctcgaggaattgcggcaagggctaggaatgcccggccacgcctcgtaattatctcgcgggcaccttccaggtcaacccgactccacatcactcgcaattaagctcgcgcgggtacccctcagggccgacccgtctctagtaacatggttcagtgtaaagtcatagtaaccatagtaactgtgtgtccaaacatcaaggggaaaacccgaggaatcacccccggtgaattccactcgatgtaatcatcaaggtgaacgtaagaggaatcacccccgaggttcacacttgaggggttgcgcGACAGAGtcatatcggaagtggttaaggcggaatcaccctcgatgaccacgaccgaatagctacactacagggttaacatcagaagtgctgtagaggtctcaccctcggcactcgatagtaacccagcaGTGTCGAGCAACTAACGAGAAAGTGATGTGCgatgccggggcctggtcttcgatcccgttgatcgggtcttcgatgatgaagcaggggcaacaaggtcaaggtgggggtcactgatggatcactaaccaacctatactaagcagtttaggataagcaggtaagatacaatgagcaggttacataagcaggctatgcatcagaataggagcaaacaataacagtagcaaaatctaatgcaagcatgagagaatggaatgggcgatatcgggatgatcaaagggggggcttgcctggttgctctggcaaggaggggtcgtcgtcgacgtagtcgatcacaggggcggcatcagtctcggggtctaccggagagaagagggggaagaaacagtaaatataaagcagacaaagcatcacaaagcataacatggcaatatgcggtgacgggtgtgacctaacgtaa
This genomic window contains:
- the LOC109742262 gene encoding protein CLMP1 produces the protein MGKSGAKKKKPSPSAAATTTAAKSPPAAAEQKAPPPAPPVANGAAQHQAPADPGVLLRRAHELKEEGNRLFQSRDYAGALRQYELALRLAPRGHPDRAVFHSNRAACLLQLRPVDHKAVAEECSLALQAEPRFPRALLRRARALEALGRYELALADTLALLALDPNHRDAIDLSHRLRSRISSSSSSSASAAPTHEPTSRPSPAALGASAVVAGLGPSLPSRPFPKKQSPPSPPPPLQQPGPAMTKFNSSPAPKLVPFSNSPSSSAKASTADISQKTVPALSVPSTQPVTETSLINRKVVTRWRPLKLVYGHDIRLGEMPEKCSFQTLREVVAKRFPSSKAVLMKYKDADGDLVTITCTSELRLAEACGVGTDAMEGDTKLPMLRLHIVEVSPEQEPPLPTEEQKLEEEELLITGEDSSSHTSAEVANAEMTKPDLENGVAEQSTLTGKKDCGHAECKEAEIDDWLLQFAELFRNQVGIDADAHLDLHEVGMELCSEALEETVTSEEAQSLFEMAAAKFQEVAALALFNWGNVHMCAARKRIPLDESSPKEIMSAQLRTAYDWVLERYALAGHKYEEALNIKQDFYEGLLALGQQHFETAKLHWSFALADKVDLSTWDSSETFKLFDSAEEKMRAATEMWEKVEEQRMLELKTPGATEKDEVLKKRKKQHSADGQGELTPEEAAEQTAVMRQQIHLFWGNMLFERSQVEFKLVVGDWKKNLDASVERFKLAGASESDISTVLKNHFSNAVSECEEKKVMPSGTGSSQTSDGIDDESVVES